AATTTTGGTTTTAATCAGTTACCATGCATTACTATTGTTGCATTTACTCAATTTAGAAACGCTAATTCTATTAAGCTTTTAGAAAACAATGGCTTTGGTTTAAATAAAACCTTAAAAGACCCAGACAACAGTAACAACTTGATTTTTGAGCTATTTGAGTAATATTAGATAAAACAAACTTATAAACATAAATTCTTGAATCCTAAGTTTTAAAACAGGCATTCACTCTTGTTGGCAACTCCCTACTTGTAAGTGTAAAATCATTCTGTTTTAAAATTAAAAAACTAACTTCGCTTAAATACAGCCTCAACTTATTAAACACTTACCCTGTCACAAAGTTTGCACCAAAAAATAGTTATCAAATAATAAAATGAAAATAATAGATTACATTTTTGGAACAAAAAAGACTTTTAATCACCCCATATTAGGAACATTAACAAGTGAAAGAATAAAAGGGAACAACAAAACTAAAAACTATTCTTGGCAAACAACTGTTCTACTAAAAGGGAATACAGAAGAAACTTATATTATTTTAGAAGGAAATACCTCCAGTCCTTTTTCTAATCACCTAACAGCCATTAGTCAATTAATTGAAAATTGGGACAATGACTATTTACCTAAAATCGAGAATAAGATTAATGACAATGGTCTTAATAAAATTGAAAAATACTCTAATTGGAAAACTGATTTCTATTTAGCTGCAATCTACCCGATAAGTGATAAAAATGAGACATTTGAATTAACACTAGAGCCCTTAGACAAGGAAAAAGACGATCACATTAGCATCGTGTTAAAAAACAAGGTAATCACAAAAATCGAAAAATATGACTAATTTTTATTGAGTCTTTAAACACTTTAATGAATACTACTAATTAAAGATCTATCTCTGAGACTTCTAACAAACACAAGACTATGTTGGTTTATTTAATAACACGAGTCCTTAAATCGCTGGACAAATACTGTACACCACTGTTTAATATTAGCAAAATCTAATATCTTTAGGTCTTATTATTAAAAACTAACTTAACTAAATTGAAAACCATTAGTTTAAATTAAAAACTGCATGACAAATATTGAAAGAGAAGATATTCAAATAATAAGTCGACATAGTAACTGGTCCAAACAAAGCATTGACACACTTTTAAAACAGGAGATTTATAGTGATAAAACCGCTTGGCAGAAATTCTTAAATCTTTTTTTTATCAGTTTAGGGGTTAGCTTTACAACCGCAGGGATAGTATTCTTTTTCGCCTATAACTGGGCGGACTTACATAAGTTTATAAAAATAGGTTTAATAGAAGTTTTAATTATAGCGACCACTTGTATCGTTTTATTCTCTAAACTAAATTTAGACATAAAAAATATAATTTTAACTGGAGCCTCCATTTTAGTAGGTGTGTTATTTGCTGTATTTGGGCAAATCTATCAAACAGGCGCTAATGCGTATGACTTTTTCCTGGGTTGGACAGTTTTTATAACGCTTTGGGTCGGCATTTCTAATTTTGCTCCGTTATGGCTTGTTTTTATAATATTAGTAAACACGACACTTATATTATACACTGAGCAGGTTGCAAATGATTGGTCTAATATTTTTAATCTCACCTTATTTTTTGTTGTTAACACCTTGTTTTTAATCGTCGCTTTACTGGTAAAAAAACACTCAAAAACTATTAAAATCCCCATTTGGTTTACTAACAGCATAGCCTTAATTGCTATTTTTTTTAGTACCGTAGGTATTAATGAAGGCATTTTTAACGAACACAAATTTTCTTTTTTCATATTATTATTAATCACAATAGTATGTTACGCGGCAGGTCTTAAATATGGCTTAAAAGTAAAAAGTGGTTTTTATCTTGCAATAATTCCGTTCAGTATTATCATTATTATTTGTAGTTTAATTCTCAACCTATCACATAGTGATGGTATCTTTTTTATCATCGGTTTATTTATTATTTCTAGTATTACAGTGGTCATTAAAAACCTAATTAGCCTTCAAAAAAAATGGACAAACTAAATAACAAAAAAGCTTTTTTAGCTGCCATTAGTGCATCGCAAGGCCTTGAATTTGAATACAACGAAAAAGCAATTTTAGAGGACTATAACATCCAAGGAGAAAACAAATCTAGTTTAACGATTAAAATACTTACCGTTATTGGAGGTTTTCTAGCCACTCTTGCCTTTCTTGCTTTTTTACTAATTGCGGGACTATATAATTCGGAAGAAGGCTTATTGCTCTTTGGTGCCCTTTTTATAATTATTGCTATTTGGTTAAATACAGCGTATGACACCCTTATTATTGATACTTTTAGCGTATCCACTTATATAATAGGCTTTATATTACTAACTTTTGGACTAGCAGAAATGCGGGTTGACATAAATATTGTAACAGTAGTCATTAGCCTTATTGCGATTATCTCGCTATTTATTACACAAAACTATATTTTGTCTTTTATTTCCATATTGACCATTAGTTGTAGTTTTCTTACGCTAATACTCTTCAATGATTTATATGATTTGATTCATTTATACATTGTCATAACCACCTTACTTTTAACTTACATCTTTTCTAATGAAGCTTTATTAATATCTTCCAACGTCAAAATATCTAAATTATATAATCCCAGTCGCATTGGCTTAATAATAGCTTTATTGTTTGGACTGATTGCGGTTGGTAAAAAACATATAATACCACTGTCGACAAGTCAGATTTGGTTACCATCCATCGTTATGTTTTGTGTTATTATTTATTTAGTGTATCGCATTTTAAAGATTATCAACATAAAGACACTTAAAAGCCGCCTGTTAATTTATGCTTTAAGTTGTTTAATCTTAATACCTCTAGTCTTCTCTCCTTCCATTTTAGGAGCATTAATTATTATTTTATTAAGCTTTTTAGTCAATTACAAAACGGGACTGGCTATTGGTATCATTTCATTTATCTATTTTATCTCACAATATTATTATGACTTAAATTACACACTATTAACGAAGTCTATCATTTTGTTTTCATCTGGAATAGTATTTCTAATATTTTATTTATTCACTTCTAAAATACCACACTCTAATGAAAAAATATAAGTGGATCATAATTCTTGTTAACCTAATCATTTTACTTGGATTTTTAAACTATTCTATTTTAAAAAAAGAAACCATACTTTCCGATGGGCAGCTTGTTTTATTAGAATTAGCACCTGTTGACCCTAGATCACTAATGCAAGGAGACTATATGACTTTAAGATATGCTATTTCACAAAACACATCTAATGATAGTATTTCTAAAAGAGGGTATTGTGTTGTTAAACTAGACGCGAATGGGATTGCAAAAAAAGTAAGATTACAAGACGGTAAGACTCCCATACATACTAACGAATTTCTGATACGTTATAACTCTAAATCAACACGAGGAATAACTATAGGTGCTGAATCATATTTCTTCCAAGAAGGCGATGCTTCTAAATTTGAAAAAGCGAAGTATGGTGGTGTAATGGTGGATAATAAAGGCAATAACCTTTTGGTTGGTTTATACAATGAGCAAAAGCAACAGATAGAATAATCTCAATAAGACATACGACTAAACCGAGTATAATATTAAACATTTTTCACAGCTTAAACACTGGTAAGAATTATTTAAAAATATTAAAATGACCATAATCACTATGTTAAAAAAACTATCCCTAATTTTATTATTATTCTGTTCTTGTGTAGACACAGCCCCTCCAATTGTTATTAGAGAAACCGTTACTGAAGCCATGGTTATAGAACAAGAAAAATTATGTCCAGATAAATATGAAATTGAAACTATAGAAAAGAATATTCATGCGTTTATTGATACCACTAGTGTTGATGTAATAAAAACGAGATTAAAAGCCAATTTAGATTATTATTTAAATAATAAAGACACCATCATAAAAACGTTGGCATATTATGAAAAAAGTGAAGATGACGAGTTTAAAAGCAAAACAAAATTATACTTACCTGACGAAGAAAGTTACAGTGACAATGAAAACATGTTCTTAAAACTAGTCAATAACAATCATATAAATTATAGAGATACAGTACAAAGCGGCACCTATTTTAATCAAACCTTTAAAGAACACAAATCAGCTTTAGAAACTAGAGTAAGAAATAATGGCGCTACTGTCTTCAAATTTGAAACTGAGAAAACGATTCAACCACATTATTCCTTAAATTTTGATTCCGAAAAAGAATTAAGAATAATGAATATTTATTATCATGATGGTACAACTAACACAACCCCAACTCCTATTGAATCGTATTCATTCCCTCTAAACGCTATCCCTGTGGACAAAATGAAACATGTTGATAGTTTACAAATGGAATTTAAAATTATGTATTTGTCTAAAATTGATTCTATTCATTTTAAAAACAATGAAATAGGTGTACAAAAAGGACCTTTTAAACTCCTTAAAATGACAGATAATTATTTAGAATACGAAACACCTGACGACTATTATCCATACCATAAAGGATCAATTATTGAAGAAATTTATTATAATAAAGACGGAAAAATCTTAGACACCGAATTTAGTATCAGTAATTGCTCTACCAAAACTATAGAAGAAAAATATGAGCAACAATTACATTATAAGAAAGCATATTCCGAGTACTTAAATACCGTAAACACAAAAGAGCAACTATTTTTGACTTTAAAATACCTTGATCTAAAACATTATAATGCAGCATTAAAAGAAACCAGAAAAACAAAAATAGCGTTAAAAGGAAATGTTGATTCATTTACATTATATCTGGAAAACAGAAGAGATACTATTACCTTTTTAACGACACTTAAAAATACGTCTCCTGTAAAAAAATTATACTTACACAAACTAGAAGACACCACAGAATTTATTGACAAAAACGGAAAAATAATAACCTCTATTCCATCACCTATTAATTTTCTATATTCATCACAAACACATCACTATTCTGAACACTATTTTTATACAGATACGGAAGATACTTACAAAAAAACTTATTATTATATTAATCAAGAGCAACAAGTTGTTTCTAAGCTACCTTATTCTCAAATGGATTATTTAACGCCGTCATTATTACAAGTTAGAGAAAACGACAAAGATGGTTTTAAATTTTTATCTACCGAAAAAAATCAATTATTATCAGACAAAACATTCACCCGTTCATTTGTTATGCGCTATACAGGTGAAGGGATTAGTGTGCACAACGACGAAGGAAACTACATGCTCTATGACCAAAACAATACCTTAATTACATATGATTCTGGAAAAGTCACAAAAATAACCCTGAAAGACATGTTATAAATAACATATTGACAACAACGACATACAAAGGGATAAAAGGTTTTTTTTTACCCCAAATACTTAAGTCGTTTTTATATAATTAAAGTGGATCGCTTACCACAGGACTAATTATGTATGTATGTGTACTACTTTTTTTCATCTGATACATAAAGCACTTCACCTGTTTTATCTATATAATTTTTTTTAGGATTTCCATTGATATCATGTATTGACGCGACACCATTAAAAAACGGAGTAGCATTAAAAAAACGAGGTTTTATAATATAATCCCCTTCCTTATTTATATAACCTAAAATATGGGTATATTCTCCTGTTTTTACACCAACAATAGCAATTCCATCGACAAAAGGTCGAGCGGAACTAAACTTAGGGGCAATAACCTGCTTTCCTTTTTTATCGATATAACCAAATAAAACGTCTCCGTTTTCTTCTTCTCGACCATTTCTAATACCTACAGCTGCTAATCCTTCTGTAAAACCTTCAGCATAATCGTACGACAAAGTAATCACCCACTTTCCTTCTTTATTAATAAATCCTTTTTTATCTCCAAAATAACTAGCCACCGCAAGCCCTTCTTGAAAAGGTTCTAATTCTGCAAATTCAAAAGGGATGACAACTTCGTTTAATGTGTTTATCATTCCCTTTTTATTGTAACTTTTATTGACAATAGCGTAACCCTCTATAAACGGTTTAACCTCACTATACATTAACGGGATAACCTCATTACCTGAACCATCAATAAATCCCCAAAAACCTTCCTTACTAACTGCGGCATAACCTTCAAAAAAATCTTCAACCCTATCATATTTAGGCGTTACAATATAGTCTCCTTTTTTATTAATAAAACCATACTTATCATCAATCTTTACCGCTGCAAAACCTTCAAAAAACGCATTAGCTTCATCAAATATTGGTTCAACAATTACAGCACCACTTTTATCAAGATAACCATACTTTTGTTCGTACTGATCTTGTCTAAAAACCACCATTCCTTCACTAAAATGAAATACAAAACCATATTGTATTGGAATTACAACGTCTCCTTTGGTATTTACAAAACCATATTTACCATTTAGTCTCACGCTTGCTAAACCATCAGTAAAATAACGTACACGATCGTATATAAAACCAGTAAGCTCTTCTCCTTCTTCATCAATAAAACCATCTTTTCCGTTAAGTCCGACACCTATAACACCATTTGAATACCCTTCAAAATCAGTATATATTGGCTCTATAACCATCTCTCCAGAATAGTTAATAAACCCCAATCTCCCATTCACTTCTATAGGAAGCAGCTTATTTTCGTTATTTTGACAACTTAACACTGTACTTAACGTGATAACAAACAGTAGTATTCTAGTCATAAGTATAATTTTATTATGTTCAGTAAAATGCAAACATAAAAAATAATGCCTTCATTCTATTATGATCTAAACCATTCTCCTTAAACCACAATCTTTCTTTATAATAACTTATCACTAACTCTGTTGAAAACTATTCGGTTTTTCTAATTTAAAAATTAACTTTACAGAGTAAAATTAATTATACGCCTTCCAATGCTACTCTTAAATCCATAATACTATGACCCAAAAAAACATAGTCATCATTTGCCTAATCGTGCTAAACATAAACACCTGTTTTAGCCAAGGCGTGGTCAATCATAATTTTCATGATGCATACGATAACATTAATGAATATGAAGTCTTTAAAGACATTTTTGAAGAAATAGACAACAATTAATATTGACCAAAGAATAAAGTCCTACTAAAAAGCGAATCAAACCTGCCTACAATCAAAAGTAAAAGTGAAAAAATATGAAAACGAAATTAGTTCTATTTGTTGCACTTTTAATTAGCACAACAGCTATTAAAGCACAACGTACAACAACAAAAGAAATTAGCCATCCTGTATATGGCAAAGCAACAGTAGAAACTTCTTTTGATCAAAATGATCACATCGCACAACAAGCCACTTTCACAAAAGATACACTACTAACTAATGGAAAGATAGAAATAGGTGAAATAATCTTATATCACCCTAATGGTAAAGTTAGTGCTAAAGGCGATTTTTCAACAATTATCAAAAAAACTTTTTTTGGTGAAGAAAGCACTCGTGAGCAACAAGGAAAATGGCTTCAATATAATGAAGATGGGCAGTTAATTGCGTCGTTGTTTTACAAAGACAATAAAATGAATGGCGCTTACACTTCCTTTCATAAAAATGGTAACATAGAGCTTGTACTAAATTATGAAGATGGTACAACAACTGGAACCTCAAAATCTTATTTTATTAACAAGCAGTCGCACCGCGTATTACAGTATAAAAAAAACATCATTTTTAATGTAGATGAATTTTATAATATTGAAGGAACTCCTGTTAAATATGGGAGCTTAAAAGATGGAAACGGAACCTTGGATATCTATGATTTACAAACAGGTAAAATAAGTAAAACATACACTTATGAGAATGGCACCCCTAATCTTATTGACCTAAAAACCATAGCAACAGCCAAAGGTAACAGCATTGAAAAAACGTATAAAAATAATAGTGGACAAAAGATAAAGATTGTCAGAACATTAAATGATAAACTTGAAGGATTACAAGAAGAGTATAATTACAAAGGACAGTTAAAAGATGCTGATTATTATGTTGAAGACAAAAAGCATGGCACCCAAACTAGGTACATCGACGATGGGACTTTGTTTTGGCAAGATACTTATGCAAACAATAAAAAAATAGGTGCTTTTAAACATACTGCTGAAAATTCTGGAGCTGAAGGCAATAGCAATCAAAATAATAAGGTTACCATGCTAGAAGGGTTTTACGATACTAACCAAAAAATAACAGGTCCATATACCGCCTACTTAGGCGAAGATAGAATTATAGTTTTATCAGGAACATACGAGAAGAACTATAAAACAGGGCTATGGAAAACATTCAATGCTAACGGAATAGTAACCAAAGAGACCAACTACTTTCAATTTGACTCCAAAAAGATATCCGTAAAAGAATACGATGTCATTAATAATAAACCTGTATTAAAAAGTGATATCAATTATTTGAATAACACCTATGATGGCTCATTTAAAACCTACCATCCTAATAAAAAACCAGAACAAACAGGATTTTATAACAAAGGTAAAAAGGAAGGTACTTGGAAATCTTACGATACTACAGGCAAACTTATAAAAGAAACAAAATATAATAACGGAACACTTGTAGACTAATACCAACTAAATACTTAAAAAAGGAAACCTATCAGAATGAACTATCACAATAAAAATTTTAAGCCCGTTACCAATTCTGACAATGCAGAAACCTCCGCTGAAACCATTTTTAAATATAAGCAAAATGGGGCCATTTTGACAGCCAAGTATAGCGGTGGACAAATTATAGAAGGACATTTAATAGGGATCGTAGATCAAAAAGGATGTATAGATATGCGCTACCATCAGATTAATAAAAAAGGTGAGTTAATGACAGGTGTATGCCAATCTAAACCTGAAATCATGGCAAACGGAAAAATCAGACTACATGAAAACTGGACATGGACTTCTGGCGATCAATCAAACGGATCATCAATTTTAGAAGAAATATAAATACAATATGCTAAATAGCAAAACACAAATAACCGGTTACTTAACAATCCTATTTAACCTTTATTCGATAGGTGTTTTTTCTCAAACAGACTATCAAATCACTGGCTTTTCAGAACACTATACTGGACTATTAACTATCGACAAAGGCTTTGAAGAGGACGTTTTTAAAAAAGGTAGTATTTCAATTTTCAAAACTGATACTACAAAAAGCATCATTACTATCCAATCCGAAGAATTAACCATAGACTTTGATACTGATGGCAACATACAAACTAATGTTTTAGAAATTCCTTATGGCAATCAAAGTATTATAATAGCTAAAGATTTCAATTTTGATGGTCTCCCAGATTTAGCGATTATGGATGGTCAAAATAGTTGCTATCATGGGCCTTCTTTTCAAATATATCTTCAAACGGGTGACCGTTTAAAACATAGTCCCGAATTTACAAGATTAGCACAAGATTACTGTGGTATGTTTTTTATAGATTATGATAATCAAACAATCCATACGTCAACTAAAAGCGGGTGTTGTTGGCATCAATATTCGGAGTTTAAAGTGGAATACAATGCACCTGTTGCTGTAAAGATTTTAGAAATTGGATTAAGCGCCGATGGTATTTTAGAGGACCATTTAGAAAAAACTAGAGTTGGCAATCAAATGGTCGAAAAAAAATATAACGCTTTAAGTGATGATATAGATGTTACTTTAATCTATGCGTTAACCTTTAAAAATGGAAAAAAAATGGAATTATATCATGCCACTGCCTATAACGAGTTTTTACTATATGCCTTTAGGGATAAGGATGAAAAAATTGAATTTGCCTACACCGATCAATTTGTTTTTGATAAAAATAAAAACACGTTAACCTTTACTAATCAAGATGTAACTTACCAAATCTATAATGGCGGTATTATTATAAGCACACCAAAGCAAAAAACCGATCTTAAAGCAGAAAATATAGAAGAAAACACCTCACTGTCTAGTCTATCTGAGTTATCCTTGAAT
This portion of the Olleya sp. Bg11-27 genome encodes:
- a CDS encoding DUF2157 domain-containing protein, with amino-acid sequence MTNIEREDIQIISRHSNWSKQSIDTLLKQEIYSDKTAWQKFLNLFFISLGVSFTTAGIVFFFAYNWADLHKFIKIGLIEVLIIATTCIVLFSKLNLDIKNIILTGASILVGVLFAVFGQIYQTGANAYDFFLGWTVFITLWVGISNFAPLWLVFIILVNTTLILYTEQVANDWSNIFNLTLFFVVNTLFLIVALLVKKHSKTIKIPIWFTNSIALIAIFFSTVGINEGIFNEHKFSFFILLLITIVCYAAGLKYGLKVKSGFYLAIIPFSIIIIICSLILNLSHSDGIFFIIGLFIISSITVVIKNLISLQKKWTN
- a CDS encoding DUF4401 domain-containing protein, producing MDKLNNKKAFLAAISASQGLEFEYNEKAILEDYNIQGENKSSLTIKILTVIGGFLATLAFLAFLLIAGLYNSEEGLLLFGALFIIIAIWLNTAYDTLIIDTFSVSTYIIGFILLTFGLAEMRVDINIVTVVISLIAIISLFITQNYILSFISILTISCSFLTLILFNDLYDLIHLYIVITTLLLTYIFSNEALLISSNVKISKLYNPSRIGLIIALLFGLIAVGKKHIIPLSTSQIWLPSIVMFCVIIYLVYRILKIINIKTLKSRLLIYALSCLILIPLVFSPSILGALIIILLSFLVNYKTGLAIGIISFIYFISQYYYDLNYTLLTKSIILFSSGIVFLIFYLFTSKIPHSNEKI
- a CDS encoding GDYXXLXY domain-containing protein, giving the protein MKKYKWIIILVNLIILLGFLNYSILKKETILSDGQLVLLELAPVDPRSLMQGDYMTLRYAISQNTSNDSISKRGYCVVKLDANGIAKKVRLQDGKTPIHTNEFLIRYNSKSTRGITIGAESYFFQEGDASKFEKAKYGGVMVDNKGNNLLVGLYNEQKQQIE
- a CDS encoding WG repeat-containing protein — encoded protein: MTRILLFVITLSTVLSCQNNENKLLPIEVNGRLGFINYSGEMVIEPIYTDFEGYSNGVIGVGLNGKDGFIDEEGEELTGFIYDRVRYFTDGLASVRLNGKYGFVNTKGDVVIPIQYGFVFHFSEGMVVFRQDQYEQKYGYLDKSGAVIVEPIFDEANAFFEGFAAVKIDDKYGFINKKGDYIVTPKYDRVEDFFEGYAAVSKEGFWGFIDGSGNEVIPLMYSEVKPFIEGYAIVNKSYNKKGMINTLNEVVIPFEFAELEPFQEGLAVASYFGDKKGFINKEGKWVITLSYDYAEGFTEGLAAVGIRNGREEENGDVLFGYIDKKGKQVIAPKFSSARPFVDGIAIVGVKTGEYTHILGYINKEGDYIIKPRFFNATPFFNGVASIHDINGNPKKNYIDKTGEVLYVSDEKK
- a CDS encoding toxin-antitoxin system YwqK family antitoxin, with product MKTKLVLFVALLISTTAIKAQRTTTKEISHPVYGKATVETSFDQNDHIAQQATFTKDTLLTNGKIEIGEIILYHPNGKVSAKGDFSTIIKKTFFGEESTREQQGKWLQYNEDGQLIASLFYKDNKMNGAYTSFHKNGNIELVLNYEDGTTTGTSKSYFINKQSHRVLQYKKNIIFNVDEFYNIEGTPVKYGSLKDGNGTLDIYDLQTGKISKTYTYENGTPNLIDLKTIATAKGNSIEKTYKNNSGQKIKIVRTLNDKLEGLQEEYNYKGQLKDADYYVEDKKHGTQTRYIDDGTLFWQDTYANNKKIGAFKHTAENSGAEGNSNQNNKVTMLEGFYDTNQKITGPYTAYLGEDRIIVLSGTYEKNYKTGLWKTFNANGIVTKETNYFQFDSKKISVKEYDVINNKPVLKSDINYLNNTYDGSFKTYHPNKKPEQTGFYNKGKKEGTWKSYDTTGKLIKETKYNNGTLVD
- a CDS encoding n-acetylglutamate synthase; translated protein: MNYHNKNFKPVTNSDNAETSAETIFKYKQNGAILTAKYSGGQIIEGHLIGIVDQKGCIDMRYHQINKKGELMTGVCQSKPEIMANGKIRLHENWTWTSGDQSNGSSILEEI
- a CDS encoding XAC2610-related protein, coding for MLNSKTQITGYLTILFNLYSIGVFSQTDYQITGFSEHYTGLLTIDKGFEEDVFKKGSISIFKTDTTKSIITIQSEELTIDFDTDGNIQTNVLEIPYGNQSIIIAKDFNFDGLPDLAIMDGQNSCYHGPSFQIYLQTGDRLKHSPEFTRLAQDYCGMFFIDYDNQTIHTSTKSGCCWHQYSEFKVEYNAPVAVKILEIGLSADGILEDHLEKTRVGNQMVEKKYNALSDDIDVTLIYALTFKNGKKMELYHATAYNEFLLYAFRDKDEKIEFAYTDQFVFDKNKNTLTFTNQDVTYQIYNGGIIISTPKQKTDLKAENIEENTSLSSLSELSLNNLIVE